In Parasteatoda tepidariorum isolate YZ-2023 chromosome 2, CAS_Ptep_4.0, whole genome shotgun sequence, one DNA window encodes the following:
- the LOC139427204 gene encoding uncharacterized protein, whose protein sequence is MEVLKQVRTQHRRLLTQSRNYFAKIETDMNDEEKLLKLRIISEKGKQLLVSEENVRTELFSEVRDEKEIDKEIDDSESYIDKIRVFDIKLENLLSSTPEKHNMSVTNHLVVGPTNLQYPKIKLPVFDGNLKNWLSFWCQFEKIDKDQNIGDHDKFLYLSQSMLKGSPADELLRSFPPSGESYKTAINQLKTRYGKEELLIQVYVRELLALVLQKQSKSEKSLRKLYDQLESKLRSLEVLGVTREKYAAKLFPLVASSIPEGTLKAWERYRTINKRSVVHVVPNVEGAESTTKTELDTLLEFLECEVEAKERE, encoded by the coding sequence ATGGAAGTATTGAAGCAAGTGAGAACACAGCATCGTAGATTGTTAACTCAGTCacgcaattattttgcaaaaattgagaCTGATATGAACGATGAAGagaaattgttgaaattaaGAATCATATCAGAAAAAGGTAAGCAATTACTTGTATCTGAAGAAAATGTAAGAACTGAATTGTTTTCGGAAGTTCgagatgaaaaagaaattgataaagaAATAGATGATTCCGAATcgtatattgataaaattagagtttttgatattaaattggaaaatttactttcttctaCTCCTGAAAAACATAATATGTCCGTTACTAATCATTTAGTTGTTGGTCCGACAAATTTGCAGTATCCTAAGATTAAGCTTCCAGTCTttgatggaaatttaaaaaactggcTCAGTTTTTGGTGCCAATTTGAGAAAATTGACAAAGATCAGAATATTGGCGACCATgataaattcctttatttatcGCAATCCATGTTAAAAGGATCACCTGCTGATGAACTTTTAAGGAGTTTTCCTCCGAGTGGAGAGAGTTATAAAACTGCAATTAATCAACTTAAAACTCGGTATGGAAAGGAAGAATTGTTGATTCAAGTGTATGTGCGAGAGTTATTAGCTTTAGTATTACAGAAACAAAGCAAATCTGAGAAATCTCTGCGAAAACTTTATGATCAACTTGAGTCAAAACTTCGATCATTAGAAGTGTTAGGAGTAACTAGAGAAAAATATGCTGCAAAGTTGTTTCCTCTAGTCGCGTCGTCAATTCCAGAGGGAACGCTCAAGGCGTGGGAAAGATATCGGACTATAAATAAGCGGTCAGTTGTTCATGTTGTTCCAAATGTTGAAGGAGCTGAATCAACTACCAAGACTGAGTTGGATACTTTGCTAGAGTTCTTAGAGTGTGAAGTAGAGGCTAAAGAGAGAGAGTGA